In Apium graveolens cultivar Ventura chromosome 10, ASM990537v1, whole genome shotgun sequence, the following are encoded in one genomic region:
- the LOC141689583 gene encoding CENP-B homolog protein 2-like, which produces MASHLKGVTKSTMTDEARKALCEYKRENSSCTQKDLQLWLENKFHLKVSQGTISNTLKRSADYLAANYLEKRKDIKRHKPAKYPDMEKVLYEWFLQYQDRVNMTEELILEKAKETMKILYPQQDQEHTFSQGWLDKFKLRHGIKSFRRFGESGSVDVQDMEKKLESIREKINQFPMKDVFNMDETGLFYRLQADHSLATKQLEGRKQDKERLTVVICYNEDGSEKIPLWIIGKYAKPRCFKNVNMGSLNCHYRANKRAWMTSVLFDEYIRWFDSQMQGRRILFVVDNCPAHPKNIEGLQNVELYFLPPNMTSKIQPCDAGIIRAFKMHYRRRFYRGLLEGYELGQSNPGKINVLDAINYVVATWTTNVKQESIANELEVMIKDLGYRNKMDVNNFLDYPGENESCSEVQSIEKIANTILENSVEDDLEDDTTPLEPVTRKEALKASKMLNNFLMQHESTTPELLDAIRKIRDELHVDLNYMKKQTTIESYFIKM; this is translated from the exons ATGGCTTCTCATCTAAAAGGTGTCACAAAATCAACAATGACAGATGAAGCAAGAAAAGCATTATGTGAATATAAAAGAGAAAATTCATCATGCACTCAAAAAGATCTCCAGTTGTGGCTCGAGAATAAGTTTCATCTAAAAGTTAGTCAAGGTACAATATCAAATACACTGAAAAGGTCAGCAGACTATCTTGCAGCTAATTACTTGGAGAAAAGAAAAGATATTAAGCGACATAAACCAGCAAAATATCCAGATATGGAGAAGGTTCTCTATGAATGGTTTCTCCAGTACCAAGATCGTGTTAATATGACAGAAGAGCTAATTTTAGAGAAGGCAAAAGAGACCATGAAAATTTTATACCCTCAACAAGATCAGGAGCACACTTTTTCTCAAGGTTGGCTTGATAAATTCAAGTTAAGACATGGTATTAAGTCATTTCGTCGCTTTGGAGAAAGTGGTTCTGTTGATGTACAGGACATGGAGAAGAAACTGGAGTCCATAAGGGAAAAAATAAACCAGTTCCCTATGAAAGATGTTTTTAACATGGACGAAACTGGTTTGTTTTACAGGTTACAAGCTGATCACTCTCTTGCTACGAAACAACTTGAAGGAAGAAAACAAGACAAAGAAAGGCTCACGGTTGTTATATGTTACAATGAAGATGGCTCTGAAAAAATTCCTTTATGGATTATTGGAAAGTATGCAAAGCCACGGTGCTTCAAGAATGTTAACATGGGCAGCTTGAATTGTCATTATCGTGCAAACAAAAGAGCTTGGATGACTAGTGTACTTTTTGATGAATACATTCGTTGGTTTGATAGCCAAATGCAAGGCAGAAGAATTTTGTTTGTGGTAGATAACTGTCCAGCACATCcaaaaaatattgaaggactacaaAATGTTGAGTTGTACTTCTTGCCACCTAACATGACATCAAAAATCCAACCTTGTGATGCAGGAATTATAAGAGCTTTCAAGATGCACTATCGCAGGAGATTTTATCGTGGGTTATTAGAAGGTTATGAGTTGGGACAATCTAATCCAGGAAAGATTAATGTTTTGGATGCTATCAATTATGTAGTCGCGACGTGGACGACAAATGTAAAACAAGAGTCAATAGCAA ATGAACTTGAGGTGATGATTAAGGATCTAGGTTATCGTAATAAAATGGATGTTAATAACTTCTTAGATTATCCAggtgaaaatgaatcatgttccGAGGTCCAGAGTATAGAAAAGATTGCAAACACCATCCTTGAAAATAGTGTTGAAGATGATCTTGAAGACGATACAACACCGTTGGAGCCGGTTACACGTAAAGAAGCACTCAAGGCATCAAAAATGCTTAATAACTTTTTGATGCAACATGAAAGCACCACACCCGAGCTTTTGGATGCAATAAGGAAGATTAGGGATGAGCTtcatgttgatttaaattatatgaaaaagcaaactacaa